A DNA window from Naumovozyma dairenensis CBS 421 chromosome 8, complete genome contains the following coding sequences:
- the FUN30 gene encoding DNA-dependent ATPase FUN30 (similar to Saccharomyces cerevisiae FUN30 (YAL019W); ancestral locus Anc_7.80), which translates to MSSYQDDDEVQVPETSSPSKEQLQYSSSPLKGKATDTPTKPDSMSVLRDKFTFNPKPHTASTTTSMAGAASMKTNPIVSSLGDQISALEGLSKEYPGFSKTLLQAVLKSNSYNITLARERLTKILNQREKWSTKKATTPSPSQSPQPTHRTRLPTLINTRKQQLNNNNTAAATQASSKITLAKQKTSIFDRYSSVINKTKKSNIASPINDPLNLQFDPNLLKKIPQHNAKKTLKRLIRGNERDILLRKWNDDKPTLKKQRKNPTILPNDNDEEEEESEQEDEDLTVEEEEISDEEYEEKVAVLDIDDQVFKFINEADTLDLADLADTTFEKAKLIVSLRPFASLYDFKNRQLEPKAKEGEEDSTKGVGRGRGRRKNVNVNENERILDRITLNIRGYNAIDSLIKKCSSYGNLVSSQMAKWGVTMDDITNNNELNIIDEEDEKNPHDGVVEDFDETEVSNSTTPVPISIPSLKKEEEEEEEAHNNKSTGNDASGSESEFEEDEEDIADDSDEDYDEDEDAVVKSNRKKSQKQEPAPLKVNVQRKGIVKYFKGKPRLLNPEMTLKDYQQTGINWLNLLYHNQMSCILADDMGLGKTCQVISFFAYLKQINEPGPHLVVVPSSTLENWLREFQKFCPSLKIEPYYGSQNERAELREILERNSGKYDVIVTTYNLAAGNKYDVSFLRNRQFNVIVYDEGHMLKNSFSERFNKLMKIRGNFRLLLTGTPLQNNLKELMSLLEFIMPQLFISKKDSLATVFKQRAKTTDDNQGHNPLLVQEAIDRAKTMMTPFILRRRKDQVLKHLPKRHNKIEYCDMTNSQREIYEQEVNTVMEHKRMISEGILPDDPKERAIIQNSSSKNIIMALRKASIHPLLFRKIYTDKIISKMSDAILDEPAYRKDGNREYIKEDMSVMSDFELHKLCGSFPRTLSRFRLKKDEWMESGKVNALCKVLKEIIIEKKEKVLIFSLFTQVLDILEMVLSTLKYKFLRLDGSTQVNDRQSLIDKFYDDDTIPVFILSTKAGGFGINLVCANNVLIFDQSFNPHDDRQAADRAHRVGQTKEVTVTTLITKDSIEEKIHQLAKNKLALDSHVSEGDKKAEEALETKVSDILEDIIFKEEKKTVK; encoded by the coding sequence ATGTCCTCGTACCAGGATGATGACGAGGTTCAAGTTCCAGAAACATCATCGCCTTCTAAGGaacaattacaatattCATCATCTCCATTAAAGGGCAAGGCAACTGACACACCAACAAAACCAGACTCAATGTCTGTATTACGTGATAAATTTACATTTAACCCAAAACCTCATACCGCCAGTACCACTACCAGCATGGCTGGTGCAGCTTCAATGAAAACAAACCCAATAGTATCTTCATTAGGTGATCAAATCTCAGCATTAGAAGGTCTCTCCAAAGAATACCCAGGTTTCTCAAAGACTTTACTCCAAGCAGTCTTAAAATCAAACTCATATAACATAACCCTAGCTCGTGAACGACTAACAAAGATCTTAAatcaaagagaaaaatGGTCCACCAAGAAAGCAACCACTCCGTCACCATCCCAATCACCACAACCTACCCATCGTACACGTCTACCAACGCTAATCAACACACGCAAACAACAGTTgaataacaacaacactGCTGCTGCAACGCAAGCATCATCCAAAATTACCCTAGctaaacaaaaaacatCCATTTTCGACCGATACTCATCAGTAATCAACAAGACgaaaaaatcaaacatCGCTTCCCCGATTAACGATCCATTAAATTTACAATTCGATCCAAacttattgaaaaaaatccCACAACATAACGCGAAAAAGACTTTGAAAAGGTTGATTCGCGGTAATGAACGTGATATCCTTCTAAGGAAATGGAACGATGATAAACCTACTTTGAAAAAGCAACGGAAAAATCCAACGATACTCcctaatgataatgatgaggAGGAAGAGGAAAGTGAACAAGAAGATGAGGATTTGACTGTGGAGGAGGAGGAAATTAGTGATGAAGAGTATGAGGAGAAAGTTGCCGTTTTGGATATCGATGATcaagttttcaaatttattaatgagGCTGATACTTTAGACTTGGCAGATTTGGCTGATACTACGTTTGAGAAGGCTAAGCTTATTGTTTCATTGAGACCGTTTGCATCATTGTATGACTTTAAGAATAGACAGTTGGAACCGAAAGCaaaagaaggagaagaagattCAACAAAGGGTGTAGGTAGGGGTAGGGGTAGGAGGAAGAATGTCAAtgttaatgaaaatgaaaggATTTTGGATAGAATTACTTTGAATATTAGAGGTTATAATGCTATTGATTCTTTAATCAAGAAATGTTCATCTTATGGTAATTTAGTTTCTTCACAAATGGCGAAATGGGGGGTTACAATGGATGAtattacaaataataatgaattgaatattattgatgaagaagacgaaAAAAATCCTCATGATGGGGTAGTTgaagattttgatgaaaCTGAAGTAAGTAATTCTACAACCCCAGTGCCTATATCTATACCGTCTTTAAagaaagaggaagaagaagaagaagaagctcACAATAATAAGAGTACTGGAAACGATGCTTCAGGTTCTGAGAGCGAGTTTGAGGAGGATGAGGAGGATATTGCAGATGATAGTGATGAAGACtatgatgaagatgaagatgctGTCGTCAAATCCAACAGGAAAAAATCCCAAAAGCAAGAACCAGCCCCATTGAAAGTGAATGTACAAAGGAAAGGTATagttaaatatttcaaaggGAAACCAAGATTGTTAAATCCAGAAATGACATTAAAGGATTACCAACAAACAGGTATCAATTGGTTAAATTTACTTTACCATAATCAAATGTCATGTATTCTTGCTGATGATATGGGTCTTGGGAAAACATGTCAagtaatttcattttttgcatatttgaaacaaattaaTGAGCCAGGTCCACATTTAGTCGTGGTTCCCTCATCAACGTTAGAGAATTGGTTGAgagaatttcaaaaattttgtCCCAGTTTGAAAATTGAACCGTATTATGGGTCACAAAATGAAAGAGCAGAATTACGTGAAATCTTGGAAAGAAATAGTGGGAAATATGATGTTATTGTCACGACATATAATTTAGCTGCAGGTAATAAGTATgatgtttcatttttaagAAATCGTCAATTTAACGTTATTGTGTATGATGAGGGTCACATGTTAaagaattcattttcagaaCGTTTTAACAAGTTAATGAAAATCAGAGGTAATTTTAGGTTATTATTAACTGGTACACCATTACAAAACAATCTAAAGGAATTAATGTCATTGTTAGAGTTTATTATGCCACAATTGTTCATATCGAAGAAGGACTCATTAGCTACAGTTTTCAAACAACGTGCCAAGACCACTGATGATAACCAAGGTCATAATCCATTACTAGTTCAAGAAGCTATTGATAGAGCCAAGACTATGATGACACCATTTATTCTAAGAAGGCGTAAAGATCAAGTATTGAAGCATTTACCCAAGAGGCATAATAAGATTGAATATTGCGATATGACTAATTCTCAAAGGGAAATATATGAACAAGAGGTTAATACTGTCATGGAGCATAAGAGAATGATTTCTGAAGGTATATTACCAGATGATCCAAAGGAAAGAGctattattcaaaattctAGTTCCAAGAATATCATTATGGCATTAAGGAAGGCTTCGATACatcctttattatttagGAAGATTTATACGGACAAGATCATTTCGAAGATGAGCGATGCAATCTTAGATGAACCAGCTTATAGGAAGGATGGTAATAGAGAATATATCAAAGAAGATATGAGTGTTATGTCTGATTTTGAATTACATAAGCTATGTGGGTCATTCCCTAGAACTTTGTCCCGTTTCCGattgaagaaagatgaATGGATGGAATCCGGTAAAGTGAATGCACTATGCAAAGTGTTGAAAGAGATAATTATagagaagaaggaaaaagttttaattttttcattatttacCCAAGTGTTGGATATCTTAGAGATGGTATTATCTACATTAAagtataaatttttaagACTTGATGGTTCCACACAAGTTAATGATAGACAATCTTTGATAGATAAAttttatgatgatgatactattcctgtatttattttatctaCTAAGGCAGGTGGGTTTGGTATCAATTTGGTCTGTGCTAACAATGTGCTTATATTTGATCAAAGTTTTAATCCGCATGATGATAGGCAAGCAGCGGATAGAGCGCATCGTGTGGGTCAAACTAAGGAGGTCACGGTAACGACGTTAATAACGAAGGATTCCATTGAAGAGAAGATACATCAATTGGCCAAGAACAAACTAGCATTGGATTCTCATGTGAGTGAAGGAGACAAGAAGGCCGAAGAGGCATTAGAGACGAAAGTAAGTGATATActtgaagatattattttcaaggAGGAGAAGAAAACTGTTAAATAA
- the GAL11 gene encoding Gal11p (similar to Saccharomyces cerevisiae GAL11 (YOL051W); ancestral locus Anc_7.81) yields the protein MSSIGKDTLTAAERSSNVSELLQVLMDINEINGGNSETASKMKVHAKNFENALYAKSSSRKEYLDSMREKVNAMRETRDSRKKAINSRSNDQNINYIPNPNISNTNTNANTNNNNNINMDPQAFLNQQAQARQQAAMQLKNRQQQQQQQQQQQQPQQRLTPQQQQLINQMKVATIPRELLQKIPNVPAGVTTWQQITELAQQKILSQDDMTVAKEMYKLHQQLLFKSKLQQQQQQQQLSQQQQQRQGQQGQGQVLPPQQQQLQQQQQQLQQQQQQPRGTSVSTNQNPNQQRARGQQPQQQQQQQREIPNVLGQINEIFTTEEQRALLQEAMEACKNYQKNQFGNMTTVPEQARQLFIRKYINQKVLKKIQSVRLAQAAAMAATNNNKPMPQQQQQHQQQQQQQQQQTRVQATQNQGPMQQAQIQLQPQQRSGIPNATPSSAGYKSSQVPTPQGNNIGGVNNNSTNNNNNNNNNNMSTSRIQATQNRVLQSLQPSPHDIEVVRRISSEAQRTPLRLSDLTNSLSPGEKDEIKRKLQMNQQLFTQVSNYAPQVYVFTKNENFLKEVLQLRIFVKEILEKCSKDIFVVKLDTVDKLVVKYQKYWESMKMQLIRRQQLVEQSKANHNQLKSQQQQQQQEQQQNPPISQQQQKVQGNLQQIQQQMQWQQQQQQAAQQQQQMSNSASANGTPSTASSVPLDASKHNYHQQIIANTMRSAGTGPGGNNNNNNSGTPSLAPVMEPPSTTGSVSPKKEPGQMKSAGRSKSVTKKISPAVVNQVIPSGMGQQGQQQTSNSTTPMVNNFIPGNSPAATATTITTAATTIAAGNGLSQNSPSPLSGPPTTTTAMTTSSGAIVANPFKEDEAKLADLNLKKNEMISRFKHRQEIYGNSKMDLFLLTLGDCLGINENEMEPIYQIPTTVVAHINGTGKKKITKAVQRVRDRDVVNVTIKDNKLIMKSKKLEPSPNANSSSTGKKSGIEKQENNILTRNYEINLNDISSIFKKVSGGNNLNDLFLNDNSNTPLNNSLIDNNHNEVENMRKRKFKEVDISPTNSDGSSASLMDDSKRIKVDSPDDVFSGKTDEDEEENADYSGSNHIKIKQEIDDDDHLHKEKSIKVDDRIWNWEFWEGLDTSRLPSGMS from the coding sequence ATGAGTTCTATTGGTAAAGATACATTGACCGCAGCAGAGCGTTCCTCCAACGTAAGTGAATTGCTTCAAGTCTTAATGGACATTAATGAGATAAACGGTGGGAATTCAGAAACCGCTTCCAAGATGAAAGTTCATGCCAAGAACTTCGAAAATGCCTTGTATGCCAAGAGTTCCTCTAggaaagaatatttagaTAGTATGAGAGAAAAAGTTAACGCCATGAGGGAAACTAGAGATAGTAGGAAAAAGGCTATCAATTCAAGAAGTAAtgatcaaaatattaactATATTCCTAATCCAAACATTAGTAATACCAATACTAATGCTAATaccaataacaacaataatataaatatggaCCCACAAGCTTTCCTGAATCAACAAGCACAAGCAAGGCAACAAGCCGCTATGCAATTGAAGAATAGacagcagcaacagcagcagcagcagcagcaacagcaaccACAGCAAAGGTTAACTCCTCAGCAACAACAGTTGATAAACCAAATGAAAGTAGCTACTATTCCGAGAGAATTGTTGCAAAAGATACCAAATGTACCAGCTGGTGTAACAACATGGCAACAAATCACAGAACTGGcacaacaaaaaatattatcacaAGACGATATGACAGTAGCCAAAGAAATGTATAAACTTCATCAACAATTACTTTTCAAGTCGAaattacaacaacagcagcagcagcaacaatTATCccaacaacagcaacaacgACAAGGACAACAAGGCCAAGGGCAAGTGCTACCTCCCCAGCAACAACAGctgcaacaacaacaacaacaactacaacaacaacaacaacagccAAGAGGGACTTCCGTTTCCACCAATCAAAATCCCAACCAACAAAGAGCACGTGGCCAACAaccacaacaacagcaacaacaacaaagagAGATTCCAAACGTCTTGGGtcaaattaatgaaatatttactACAGAGGAACAAAGAGCTTTATTACAAGAAGCAATGGAAGCTTGtaaaaattatcaaaagaatCAATTCGGTAATATGACAACGGTTCCAGAACAAGCAAGACAATTATTCATTaggaaatatataaatcaGAAggttttgaagaaaattcaaagtGTAAGGCTGGCTCAAGCTGCTGCCATGGCGGCTACGAACAATAATAAGCCAATGCcacagcaacagcaacaacatcaacaacaacaacaacaacaacaacaacaaacaagaGTACAAGCAACACAGAACCAAGGCCCAATGCAACAAGCACAGATTCAATTGCAACCTCAGCAACGTTCGGGTATTCCAAATGCGACACCTTCCTCAGCTGGGTACAAGTCATCTCAAGTGCCAACACCGCAAGGCAATAATATTGGAGGCGTTAATAACAATAgcaccaataataataataataataataataataatatgagCACTTCAAGAATACAGGCTACCCAAAATAGAGTTTTACAATCATTACAACCTTCTCCTCATGATATAGAAGTTGTAAGAAGGATATCATCTGAAGCGCAAAGAACTCCACTGCGTTTAAGTGATTTaacaaattcattatctcCAGgtgaaaaagatgaaattaaaagaaaattacaaatgaaTCAACAATTATTTACCCAAGTGAGTAATTATGCTCCACAAGTGTATGTCTTCactaaaaatgaaaattttttgaaagaagtCCTACAATTAAGAATCTTCGTTAAGGAAATACTAGAAAAATGTTCAAAAGATATCTTTGTCGTGAAATTAGATACCGTTGATAAGTTGGTCGtcaaatatcaaaaatattggGAGAGTATGAAAATGCAATTGATTAGAAGACAACAATTAGTGGAACAAAGTAAGGCAAATCATAACCAATTAAAAtctcaacaacaacaacagcaacaggaacaacaacaaaaccCACCTATATCccagcaacaacaaaaggTTCAAGGTAATTTAcaacaaattcaacaacaaatgcaatggcaacaacaacaacaacaggCTGctcaacaacagcaacaaatGAGTAACAGTGCATCTGCCAACGGCACACCATCTACAGCTTCATCAGTCCCATTAGACGCTTCTAAACATAACTATCATCAACAAATAATTGCTAATACTATGAGAAGCGCAGGTACAGGACCAGGAggaaacaacaataataataatagtggAACTCCATCATTGGCACCAGTAATGGAGCCACCAAGCACAACTGGTTCAGTCTCCCCTAAGAAGGAACCAGGACAGATGAAATCAGCTGGTAGATCAAAATCAgtaacaaagaaaatatcgCCTGCAGTAGTTAATCAAGTCATCCCATCTGGTATGGGACAACAAGGGCAACAACAAACGAGTAACTCTACTACTCCGATggttaataattttattccCGGTAATTCCCCTGCGGCTACTGCTACTACTATTACAACTGCTGCTACTACTATTGCAGCTGGTAATGGATTATCCCAAAATTCTCCTTCTCCATTGAGTGGGCCACCTACAACAACCACAGCAATGACGACATCAAGTGGGGCAATTGTGGCGAATCcatttaaagaagatgaagctAAATTAGCTGATTTGaacttgaaaaaaaatgaaatgatttCTCGATTTAAACATCGTCAAGAAATATATGGGAACTCGAAAATGGATCTTTTCCTATTGACTTTAGGTGATTGTTTAGGAATTAATGAGAATGAAATGGAACCAATTTATCAAATCCCCACCACAGTGGTTGCTCATATTAATGGAACTggtaagaagaagataactAAAGCTGTTCAAAGGGTTAGAGATCGTGATGTCGTTAATGTTACTATTAAggataataaattgatcATGAAGAGTAAGAAGCTCGAACCTTCTCCTAATGCaaatagtagtagtacGGGTAAAAAATCtggaattgaaaaacaagaaaacaaCATTTTGACGAGGAattatgaaattaatttgaatgatattAGTAGTATATTTAAGAAAGTTTCAGGTGggaataatttaaatgatttatttctcAATGACAATAGTAATACTCCATTGaataattctttgatagataataatcataatgAAGTTGAGAATATGAGGAAGAGAAAGTTTAAAGAAGTTGATATTAGTCCTACCAATTCCGATGGATCTTCGGCATCGTTAATGGATGATTCAAAAAGGATTAAAGTTGATTCTCCAGATGATGTTTTCTCTGGTAAGacagatgaagatgaagaagaaaatgctGATTATAGTGGTAGTAATCACATCAAGattaaacaagaaattgatgacgatgatCATCTTCATAAAGAGAAAAGTATCAAAGTAGATGATAGAATATGGAATTGGGAATTTTGGGAAGGATTAGATACCTCTAGATTACCTAGTGGGATGTCCTAG